Proteins from one Cetobacterium sp. ZOR0034 genomic window:
- a CDS encoding site-2 protease family protein yields the protein MFVFKVIILLFSLVLHELAHGYMALFCGDKTAKYSGRLSLNPLKHLDPIGALIPVVMLLSGSNFVFGWAKPVPVNYFAFKNGRVGEFLVSIAGVLTNYSMMIIGALLIRFHIIPFNDLSVYFIIINMALGTFNLLPIPPLDGSRVIASFLNDENRIKIFTIDSYGIFLILGLSYFGILSKIMSPIYSFIIGVVDLIIRS from the coding sequence ATGTTCGTATTTAAGGTTATAATTTTGCTATTTTCTTTGGTTTTACATGAGTTAGCCCACGGATATATGGCACTTTTTTGTGGAGATAAAACAGCTAAATATTCAGGAAGACTATCTTTGAATCCTTTGAAGCATTTAGATCCAATTGGGGCATTAATACCAGTTGTAATGCTTTTAAGTGGTAGTAATTTTGTTTTTGGCTGGGCAAAGCCAGTTCCAGTAAATTATTTTGCTTTTAAAAATGGAAGAGTTGGAGAGTTTTTGGTTTCTATAGCTGGAGTTTTAACAAACTATTCAATGATGATAATTGGAGCTCTTTTAATAAGATTTCATATAATTCCATTCAATGATTTATCAGTATATTTTATTATAATAAATATGGCGTTGGGAACATTTAATCTTTTACCAATTCCTCCGTTAGATGGATCAAGAGTTATAGCTTCATTTTTGAATGATGAAAATAGAATTAAAATATTTACGATAGATAGTTATGGAATATTTCTTATATTAGGACTTAGCTATTTTGGTATTTTAAGTAAAATAATGTCGCCTATTTATAGTTTTATAATAGGAGTAGTAGATTTAATAATTAGGAGTTAA
- the modB gene encoding molybdate ABC transporter permease subunit codes for MINALKLSLSIGTIAIIFNLFFSISLYFIFEKKRKSKKIVEFLLTLPIFLPPSVIGYMLIIGLGINSFIGRIFYRYLDFRFIFSFEGACLAAIIVSLPILYQGIKVAFETIDKVYIETAQCLGVSKFNMIRYVYIPLGYRKILSATILGIGRAFGEFGATILIAGNIPGKTRTLPLALYSAIESGDYSEANKILIILLIFSTIFLSIYIFVTKKES; via the coding sequence ATGATTAATGCTTTAAAACTCTCTCTTTCTATCGGAACAATAGCTATAATTTTCAATCTTTTTTTCAGTATTTCACTTTATTTTATTTTTGAAAAAAAGAGAAAATCCAAAAAGATAGTTGAATTTTTACTTACTCTTCCAATTTTTTTACCACCATCTGTAATTGGATATATGTTGATTATAGGTTTAGGGATAAATAGTTTTATTGGAAGAATCTTCTATAGATATCTAGATTTCAGATTTATCTTCTCTTTTGAAGGTGCATGCTTAGCTGCAATTATAGTTTCTTTACCTATTTTATATCAAGGCATCAAAGTAGCCTTCGAAACAATAGATAAAGTTTATATTGAAACAGCACAGTGTTTAGGAGTTTCTAAGTTTAATATGATTAGGTACGTCTATATTCCATTAGGTTATAGAAAAATCTTATCCGCAACTATTCTTGGAATTGGCAGAGCTTTTGGAGAATTCGGAGCAACTATTTTAATTGCAGGGAATATTCCTGGAAAAACCAGAACACTTCCCTTAGCTCTATACTCTGCTATCGAATCCGGAGATTATTCTGAGGCTAATAAGATTTTAATTATTCTTTTAATTTTTAGTACAATCTTCTTATCTATATATATATTTGTAACAAAAAAAGAGAGTTGA
- a CDS encoding YigZ family protein: MKSIKKAVRIEFEERKSKFIGYAKPISTKEEAEDFIEMIREMHPDATHNCTVYRVIDNGQEYFKADDDGEPSGTAGKPMGEILTYMDVNNVVVVATRYFGGIKLGAGGLVRNYAKTAKLAVLEGEIAEFIERHECLLDFSYERINEIDSLLISGNDELLNKDFNERVTYRVKVSEDTLEKLRELKDILVII, from the coding sequence ATGAAAAGCATAAAAAAAGCAGTAAGAATAGAGTTTGAAGAAAGGAAATCAAAGTTTATAGGATATGCAAAGCCTATCTCAACTAAAGAAGAAGCCGAAGATTTCATAGAAATGATAAGAGAGATGCATCCAGATGCGACTCATAATTGTACAGTATATAGAGTCATAGATAATGGTCAAGAGTATTTTAAAGCTGATGACGATGGAGAGCCAAGTGGAACGGCAGGAAAGCCTATGGGAGAGATTTTAACTTATATGGATGTAAATAATGTTGTAGTTGTGGCTACAAGATATTTTGGAGGAATAAAATTAGGTGCGGGAGGATTGGTAAGAAACTATGCCAAGACAGCAAAATTAGCAGTTTTAGAAGGAGAAATTGCAGAGTTTATAGAGCGTCATGAATGCCTTTTAGATTTTTCTTATGAGAGAATAAATGAGATTGATTCGTTATTAATATCTGGGAACGATGAGTTATTAAATAAAGATTTCAATGAGAGAGTTACTTATAGAGTTAAAGTGTCAGAAGATACTTTAGAAAAACTAAGAGAGTTAAAAGATATTTTGGTTATAATTTAA
- a CDS encoding type III pantothenate kinase → MLLAVDIGNTHIVTGLLNPNGEVLLTFRVSSNEKLTEDEYFSYLKNICDFNGVEIKELNGIVISSVVPNLIGIFQFLGRKYFEIEPMVIDLNLNLPFTFSETLQINGFGADRIIDIAQAVIDYPNKNLVIFDLGTATTYEVLKDGVYIGGGILPGIEMSINALFGNTAKLPKVKFSTPESVLGRNTAEQIQAGIFYGYAGQLKNIIQEIKKIVPDPYIIATGGLGKILFAEIQEIDEYCPELSIRGLYTLYNMNK, encoded by the coding sequence ATGCTTTTAGCTGTAGATATTGGAAATACTCATATTGTTACTGGATTACTTAACCCCAACGGAGAGGTTTTACTTACTTTCAGAGTATCTTCAAACGAAAAATTAACTGAGGATGAATATTTTTCATACTTAAAAAATATATGTGATTTTAACGGAGTTGAAATTAAGGAGTTAAATGGAATCGTCATATCATCTGTTGTTCCAAACCTAATTGGAATTTTCCAATTCTTAGGTAGAAAATATTTTGAAATTGAACCTATGGTTATAGATTTAAATCTAAATCTACCATTTACATTCTCTGAAACTCTTCAGATTAATGGATTTGGAGCAGATAGAATAATCGACATTGCACAAGCTGTTATCGATTATCCAAATAAAAATTTGGTTATTTTTGATTTAGGAACTGCAACTACTTACGAAGTTTTAAAAGATGGAGTTTATATTGGTGGTGGAATTTTACCTGGAATAGAGATGTCTATCAATGCTTTATTTGGAAATACTGCTAAACTTCCTAAGGTTAAATTCAGCACTCCTGAAAGTGTTTTAGGTAGAAATACTGCCGAACAAATACAAGCAGGAATATTCTATGGGTATGCTGGACAATTAAAAAATATAATTCAAGAAATTAAAAAGATAGTTCCTGACCCATACATTATTGCTACTGGTGGACTTGGAAAGATTCTTTTCGCTGAAATTCAAGAGATTGATGAATACTGTCCTGAACTTAGTATCAGAGGACTTTACACTCTTTATAATATGAACAAATAA
- a CDS encoding ComEC/Rec2 family competence protein, with protein sequence MKRIGIGALIIVFASIFFLRLNFMTFKERVEVGDIVQITARVDAGRGQIEKINGKYPKKNLFFTVDKVEDGHKVILGEVQKIKISKWGATYYLNSEEVIENENFFKVFFRNRVNKMTEEYSIDLLLFFKAILLGEGYLLADDLKEMFRYTGAAHILVISGLHIGVIVSGVTYMLLKLNIPKRERYILALGILTLYVLGIGRSPSVFRAYIMGSIYLLSNIFYEKASTKKSFFIAFILSLIIYPTWIYTISFWMSYIAVFSIVFIYEKIPKIKKFKKDFVNKILNAMVLSLTIQLCMTPIFYLFFKNLPLFSFLSNIILIPIASLVVITSFIALFLSNFYLEFLIMPVLNLSYIFLIEVVTILNQIPYLTLEL encoded by the coding sequence TTGAAGCGAATAGGGATTGGGGCATTAATAATAGTTTTTGCCTCAATTTTCTTTTTAAGGTTAAATTTTATGACTTTTAAAGAGAGAGTTGAGGTTGGAGATATAGTTCAAATTACTGCACGAGTAGACGCTGGAAGAGGACAAATTGAAAAGATAAATGGAAAATATCCTAAAAAAAATCTATTTTTTACCGTTGATAAAGTTGAAGATGGACACAAAGTTATTTTGGGAGAGGTACAAAAAATAAAAATATCAAAATGGGGAGCGACATATTATTTAAATAGTGAAGAAGTTATAGAAAACGAAAATTTTTTTAAAGTTTTTTTTAGAAATAGAGTAAACAAGATGACAGAAGAATATTCGATAGATTTGCTTCTTTTTTTTAAAGCGATACTTTTGGGGGAGGGATATTTATTAGCTGATGATTTAAAAGAGATGTTCAGATATACAGGAGCAGCTCATATACTGGTAATCTCAGGATTACACATAGGAGTTATTGTTTCAGGAGTTACATATATGCTATTAAAATTAAACATTCCGAAAAGAGAAAGATATATTTTAGCATTAGGAATATTAACACTATATGTTTTAGGGATAGGTAGATCACCATCAGTATTTCGAGCCTATATAATGGGTTCTATATATCTTTTGAGTAATATATTCTATGAAAAAGCTAGTACAAAAAAATCATTTTTTATAGCTTTTATATTATCTTTGATAATCTATCCAACTTGGATTTATACGATTTCTTTTTGGATGTCTTATATAGCGGTCTTTTCAATAGTTTTTATATATGAAAAAATACCTAAAATAAAAAAATTTAAAAAAGATTTTGTAAATAAAATTTTGAATGCGATGGTATTGAGTCTGACAATTCAACTTTGTATGACTCCAATATTTTATCTATTTTTTAAAAATTTACCATTGTTTTCGTTTTTAAGTAATATTATTTTAATTCCAATAGCTTCGCTAGTTGTGATTACTAGTTTTATAGCTCTTTTTTTATCAAATTTTTATCTAGAATTTTTGATAATGCCTGTTTTAAATTTAAGTTATATATTTTTAATAGAAGTAGTTACAATATTAAATCAGATTCCGTATTTGACTTTAGAATTATAG
- a CDS encoding TIGR02206 family membrane protein, producing the protein MEFELFDKLHFFYLLGYSLVFVFLYFGVKYNPQPKKVMRVISLIILMIKCGELFIRYKLIGEAWYSLLPLHLCNITLIFAVLGTILRFTPFLYATFFWSIGAVFALLTPEVRETFPHFFNISFFSTHCYIIFVAVTEYKIFKLRPSLESWTGSFLGLNIIAAGVFLINNVLGTNYLYINRKPSFQSPLQYFGEWPYYIIVVEFAYIILTLLLLFLFRKKDYKIKVNR; encoded by the coding sequence ACACTTTTTTTATCTTTTGGGATATTCGTTAGTTTTTGTTTTTCTTTATTTTGGAGTTAAATATAATCCACAGCCTAAAAAAGTTATGAGAGTAATATCTTTAATTATTTTAATGATAAAATGTGGTGAACTTTTTATTAGATATAAGTTAATTGGAGAAGCTTGGTATTCTCTACTTCCACTACATCTTTGTAATATCACTCTTATTTTTGCAGTATTGGGTACTATTCTTAGATTTACTCCATTTTTATACGCAACATTCTTTTGGTCAATCGGAGCTGTGTTTGCACTACTAACACCTGAAGTTAGAGAAACTTTTCCACATTTCTTCAACATCAGTTTTTTCTCAACACACTGCTACATAATTTTTGTTGCTGTTACAGAATACAAAATTTTCAAATTGAGACCATCTCTAGAATCTTGGACAGGTTCATTTCTTGGTCTAAACATTATTGCTGCAGGCGTATTTCTTATAAATAATGTTCTTGGAACTAACTATTTATATATAAATAGAAAGCCTAGCTTCCAATCACCACTTCAGTATTTTGGAGAGTGGCCATACTATATAATAGTTGTTGAATTTGCATATATCATTTTAACTTTACTGCTATTATTTTTATTCAGAAAAAAAGATTACAAAATAAAAGTAAACAGGTAG
- a CDS encoding CCA tRNA nucleotidyltransferase, whose protein sequence is MKSKIKITDDLKWILNRLNSYGKGYIVGGYIRDYLLGIEPKDCDFCTDIDYEKLKVIFAECSPKEIGKAFGIIQIIYNGKSYEIAKLRREIGFTENRNVVEVEFVSDIYEDLKRRDFTVNAIAFDGERIIYPSNESLKDIENRILRFVGEGEERIKEDPLRILRGIRIAGEKKLFILKSVEDNMIKNKKEIQRVSIERVQDEIFKMLKGENRVESFYLLNKLQIFEELFPETSKKMDLTGVLDKIKQIDRLNLELAIIFFKSKEELSKLKLDNKSKKSILNIINQKENFKNIKTKYDVKKMISLIGLEDFKDILVLEKLEREISNLEIFLKEILENNEPIFLKDLVISGKDIISLGVTDGKKIKLNLERCLESVLQNPRFNSRNYLMKLIKEEKN, encoded by the coding sequence ATGAAAAGTAAAATAAAAATAACAGATGATTTAAAATGGATTTTAAATAGATTGAATAGTTATGGAAAAGGTTATATTGTCGGAGGTTATATTAGAGATTACCTATTAGGAATAGAACCAAAAGATTGTGACTTTTGTACAGATATAGATTATGAAAAATTGAAGGTTATTTTTGCAGAGTGTTCACCGAAAGAGATAGGAAAAGCTTTTGGTATTATCCAGATTATATATAATGGTAAAAGTTATGAAATAGCTAAACTGCGTAGAGAGATAGGATTTACAGAGAATAGAAATGTAGTAGAGGTCGAGTTTGTAAGTGATATATACGAGGATTTAAAAAGAAGAGATTTTACAGTTAATGCAATAGCATTTGATGGAGAGAGGATAATATATCCATCAAATGAATCTTTAAAAGATATTGAAAATCGAATTTTAAGATTTGTAGGAGAGGGAGAAGAAAGAATAAAGGAGGATCCTCTAAGAATATTGAGAGGAATTCGAATTGCTGGAGAGAAAAAGTTATTTATATTGAAGAGTGTTGAAGACAATATGATTAAAAATAAAAAAGAGATACAAAGAGTTTCAATTGAGAGAGTACAAGATGAAATTTTTAAAATGTTAAAGGGTGAAAATAGAGTAGAGTCATTTTATCTATTAAACAAACTTCAAATTTTTGAAGAACTTTTTCCAGAAACTTCTAAAAAAATGGATTTAACCGGAGTTTTAGATAAAATAAAACAAATAGATAGATTAAATTTAGAGTTAGCAATTATATTTTTTAAATCTAAAGAGGAACTTTCAAAATTAAAATTAGATAATAAAAGTAAAAAATCAATTTTGAATATAATCAATCAAAAAGAAAACTTTAAAAATATTAAAACTAAATATGATGTAAAAAAAATGATATCTCTTATTGGTTTAGAGGATTTTAAAGATATTTTAGTATTAGAAAAACTAGAGAGAGAAATTTCGAATTTAGAGATTTTTTTAAAAGAGATTTTAGAAAATAATGAACCAATATTTTTAAAAGATTTAGTTATTTCAGGAAAAGATATTATCTCTTTAGGAGTAACTGATGGAAAAAAAATAAAATTGAATTTAGAGAGATGTTTAGAGAGTGTTTTACAAAATCCGAGATTTAACAGTAGAAATTATTTAATGAAATTAATAAAGGAGGAGAAAAATTGA
- the modA gene encoding molybdate ABC transporter substrate-binding protein gives MKIVLLLFLMVFQLSFSKELLLSGAASLKEYLEKNIEEYKKIEPDFNVTLNLGGSGTLKKQLERGGDVDIIFLADRAYMIDLKENKYIEDEEVILENSLALIKNKKVTSENGVLAIGDPKYVPAGAYATEVLDKLQPKNYSFVYTKDVRSVLSYVELGEADFGIVYLTDTKLLKNSEIVKVFDKNLHSPIEYSIGIAESSKNKAEARKFIEFLKGKDWE, from the coding sequence ATGAAGATAGTTTTATTACTTTTTCTTATGGTTTTTCAACTCTCTTTTTCAAAAGAGCTGCTTCTAAGTGGAGCTGCTTCTTTAAAAGAGTATTTAGAAAAAAATATTGAAGAATACAAAAAAATAGAACCTGATTTCAATGTTACATTAAATCTAGGTGGTTCTGGTACACTTAAAAAGCAGCTTGAAAGAGGCGGCGATGTCGACATCATCTTTTTAGCTGATAGAGCCTATATGATTGATTTAAAAGAGAATAAATATATTGAAGATGAAGAGGTTATTTTAGAAAACTCATTAGCTTTAATTAAAAACAAAAAAGTAACATCAGAAAATGGAGTTTTAGCTATTGGAGATCCTAAATACGTTCCTGCAGGAGCATATGCTACTGAAGTTCTTGATAAATTACAGCCTAAAAACTACTCTTTCGTATACACCAAAGATGTTAGAAGTGTTTTATCGTATGTTGAGCTTGGTGAGGCTGATTTTGGTATAGTTTATCTAACTGATACTAAGCTTCTTAAAAACTCAGAGATTGTTAAAGTTTTTGATAAGAATCTCCACTCTCCAATCGAATATTCAATTGGAATAGCAGAGTCATCTAAAAATAAAGCTGAAGCCAGAAAATTTATTGAGTTCTTAAAAGGAAAAGATTGGGAATGA
- a CDS encoding nucleotidyltransferase, producing MKKAVGIVVEYNPFHNGHKYHCLKAREHGDLVIAVMSGDYVQRGEPALINRWDRAELALRNGVDIVVELPVFYSTQSAEIFSRGAVGLLDLMGVEKIVFGSESGDVQSLKERAELEEMNEFKEELKKQLKDGNSYPTAYSNSLRKLNKGIDLNSNDILGVEYIKALKFWESDIEPVAIKREKSGYYSEGIEDGISSATGIRKKLEQGEEIKDVVPLTTYDILKEALEKNRFAKLKDFYPFIRHKILLEKYNLKYIQDIEDGYENRLYEAAFKCIDFEEFFKEIQSKRFTIGRTQRILIHILLGIKKSDVESVKNNVPYVRVLGFTKDGQNYLKFLKEKDIEILTTLKNIQRILSEENLKLLEMNEIASKIYSMVNPYEDRKIPIMIR from the coding sequence ATGAAAAAAGCGGTAGGAATAGTAGTCGAATATAATCCTTTTCACAATGGACATAAATATCATTGCTTAAAAGCTAGAGAGCACGGAGATTTAGTTATTGCTGTTATGAGTGGAGATTATGTTCAAAGAGGAGAGCCAGCATTAATAAATAGATGGGATAGAGCAGAACTAGCTTTAAGAAATGGGGTGGATATAGTGGTAGAATTACCAGTATTTTATTCAACTCAGAGTGCAGAGATATTTTCTAGAGGAGCAGTTGGACTATTAGATTTAATGGGAGTAGAAAAGATAGTTTTTGGATCAGAGAGTGGAGATGTTCAAAGCTTGAAAGAAAGAGCAGAGTTAGAGGAGATGAATGAGTTTAAAGAAGAGTTAAAAAAGCAACTTAAAGATGGAAACTCATATCCAACGGCTTATTCAAATAGTTTAAGAAAATTAAATAAAGGGATAGATTTAAATTCAAATGATATTTTAGGTGTTGAATATATTAAAGCTTTGAAGTTTTGGGAAAGTGATATAGAACCAGTAGCAATAAAAAGAGAGAAAAGTGGATATTATTCAGAAGGAATAGAAGATGGAATATCTAGTGCTACAGGAATTAGAAAAAAATTAGAGCAAGGTGAAGAGATAAAAGATGTTGTTCCTTTAACGACATATGATATTTTAAAAGAAGCTTTAGAAAAAAATAGATTTGCGAAATTAAAAGATTTCTATCCGTTTATAAGGCATAAAATTTTATTGGAAAAATATAATTTGAAATATATTCAAGATATAGAGGATGGATATGAAAATAGATTATATGAAGCAGCTTTCAAATGTATTGATTTTGAAGAATTTTTCAAAGAGATTCAAAGTAAAAGATTTACAATAGGTAGAACTCAAAGAATACTTATTCACATCCTTTTAGGTATAAAAAAAAGTGATGTGGAGAGTGTTAAAAATAATGTTCCATATGTTAGAGTTTTAGGTTTTACAAAAGATGGGCAAAACTATTTAAAGTTTTTAAAAGAAAAAGATATTGAAATTTTAACAACACTTAAAAATATTCAGAGAATATTGAGTGAGGAAAACTTGAAATTATTAGAAATGAACGAAATTGCAAGCAAAATATATTCAATGGTTAATCCGTATGAAGATAGAAAAATCCCTATAATGATAAGGTAG
- a CDS encoding MFS transporter, producing MKPRIPLSTQIFYGVGVSYAIVDQIFAQWILYFYLPPENSGLKPFLAPVLISLALAISRVVDMISDPVVGYLSDKFNSRWGRRIPFIAAGAIPLGLATVAFFYPPLSSEKSTFLYLAMVGSLFFTFYTIVGAPYNALIPEIGENSEERLNLSTWQSVFRLVYSAIAMILPGILIKYFGKGDTLVGIRGMVISLSILCVLGLFVTVFLVPEKKYSRPVENVGAIKEILKEVIKDRDFLYYLLGLLFFFVGFNSLRAMMNYYVEDIMGYGKETITIASALLFGASALFFYPVNKLSRRFGYRKIMLASLIALIVLTIGLALLGKVIPVKYGFLIFGLLGIPISGAAFIFPPAMMSDISEKISKRINNRIEGVCFGIQGFFLKMAFLVSIVILPLMLVLGGTGEVTKFGIYSAAIFSAVSFVISYIFYFKYSE from the coding sequence TTGAAACCGAGAATACCTTTGTCAACGCAGATATTTTATGGAGTAGGAGTTAGTTATGCAATAGTAGATCAAATATTTGCACAGTGGATACTATATTTTTACTTACCACCTGAAAATTCAGGGTTAAAACCGTTTTTAGCACCAGTATTAATTTCTCTAGCCTTAGCCATATCGAGAGTTGTAGATATGATTTCAGATCCAGTGGTAGGTTATTTATCTGATAAGTTTAACAGCAGATGGGGGAGAAGGATTCCATTTATAGCAGCAGGTGCTATTCCACTAGGATTGGCAACAGTGGCTTTTTTCTATCCACCGCTTAGCAGTGAAAAATCTACATTCTTATATCTAGCAATGGTTGGATCGTTATTTTTTACTTTTTATACAATAGTAGGTGCTCCATATAACGCTTTAATTCCAGAGATAGGAGAGAATTCAGAGGAGAGATTAAATCTATCGACATGGCAATCTGTATTTAGATTAGTATACAGTGCTATAGCTATGATATTACCTGGAATTTTGATAAAGTATTTTGGAAAAGGGGATACTTTAGTCGGAATTAGAGGAATGGTTATTTCATTGAGTATCTTATGTGTCTTAGGACTTTTTGTGACTGTTTTTTTAGTTCCTGAAAAAAAATATTCAAGACCTGTTGAAAATGTAGGAGCTATAAAAGAGATATTAAAAGAAGTTATAAAAGATAGAGATTTCTTGTACTATCTTTTAGGATTACTCTTCTTCTTCGTAGGATTTAACTCGTTGAGAGCAATGATGAACTATTATGTAGAGGATATTATGGGATATGGAAAAGAAACAATAACAATAGCCTCGGCACTGTTATTTGGAGCCTCAGCTTTATTTTTCTATCCTGTAAATAAATTGTCAAGAAGATTTGGGTATAGAAAAATTATGTTGGCGTCGTTAATAGCTTTAATAGTTTTAACTATAGGATTAGCACTTCTTGGAAAAGTTATTCCAGTAAAATATGGCTTTTTAATATTTGGGCTTTTAGGAATTCCAATATCTGGAGCAGCATTTATATTTCCACCAGCTATGATGAGTGATATAAGTGAGAAGATTAGTAAAAGAATTAACAATAGAATTGAGGGAGTTTGCTTTGGAATTCAAGGATTCTTTTTAAAAATGGCATTTTTAGTGTCGATAGTGATACTACCGTTGATGTTGGTTTTAGGTGGAACTGGAGAGGTAACAAAGTTTGGAATCTACTCAGCGGCAATATTTTCAGCAGTATCCTTTGTAATCTCATATATATTTTATTTTAAATATAGTGAATAG